From Pseudoalteromonas sp. R3, one genomic window encodes:
- a CDS encoding HlyD family efflux transporter periplasmic adaptor subunit gives MDLIKPPKPTSRWRRWMWALVGVFFAVSVWLAGPSDQITRLGRHEVLIATVEYGPLAIGVDSFGVLRSAEQHLITADSDAVVKQIHLKAGASVSVGEVIATLDNPDLSLAVAQAQQALQDSDMALQQLTLNQQREFLSEQTLLDKLTGDLATARLRQQAEQGLAEKGIISQLAFAQTQSRVVNLTRQMQSAQQRLEQLKKLHASAQQLASQRIVIRRQELARSRARLAALTITAPVAGILERMPLAVGQRLSVGDETALIGSQTHLLAELRVPQSQVQKVAPGQAVTVRIRDQQVNGTVSRIDPVVVDNSVKVEVALPQALPKAARPMLSIDASITVAKLDQALYIRRPANVREQQTAQMYRLSQDGSTELKTVRFGVTAGRFVVIEQGVEKDERLIISDLSNLAQQGVQVALD, from the coding sequence ATGGATCTAATTAAACCGCCTAAACCTACCAGCCGCTGGCGTCGCTGGATGTGGGCTCTGGTGGGCGTTTTTTTTGCGGTGAGTGTGTGGCTGGCCGGCCCCAGCGATCAGATCACCCGACTGGGACGTCACGAAGTACTGATAGCGACAGTGGAATATGGACCGCTGGCGATTGGCGTCGACAGCTTTGGTGTGCTTCGCAGTGCAGAGCAGCATTTGATCACTGCCGACAGTGATGCTGTGGTGAAACAGATCCACCTAAAAGCGGGGGCATCGGTATCCGTCGGAGAGGTGATTGCAACGCTCGATAACCCGGACCTGTCACTGGCGGTTGCGCAGGCACAACAGGCTTTGCAGGACAGTGATATGGCACTGCAACAGCTCACACTCAATCAGCAGCGGGAGTTTCTCAGTGAACAAACGCTTCTGGATAAACTGACCGGAGACTTAGCAACAGCCCGATTACGGCAGCAGGCTGAGCAAGGGCTTGCTGAGAAAGGGATCATTTCACAACTGGCATTTGCCCAGACTCAGTCACGTGTTGTCAATCTGACTCGCCAAATGCAAAGCGCCCAACAGCGCCTGGAGCAGCTAAAAAAGCTTCATGCCAGTGCGCAGCAGCTGGCATCGCAACGTATTGTTATCCGACGCCAGGAGCTGGCGCGCAGCCGTGCTAGGTTAGCTGCACTGACGATCACGGCGCCCGTTGCGGGTATTTTGGAGCGTATGCCGCTGGCGGTAGGTCAGCGACTGAGTGTGGGCGACGAAACCGCTTTGATCGGCAGTCAGACACATTTGCTCGCCGAGCTGCGAGTACCGCAATCTCAGGTACAAAAAGTTGCACCGGGTCAGGCTGTGACAGTGCGGATCCGCGACCAGCAAGTCAATGGCACGGTCAGCCGAATCGATCCGGTCGTGGTTGATAACAGTGTTAAGGTGGAAGTGGCGTTACCTCAGGCACTGCCAAAAGCTGCCCGACCGATGCTTAGCATTGATGCAAGTATTACCGTAGCAAAACTGGATCAGGCGCTGTATATCCGCCGCCCGGCGAATGTGCGAGAACAACAAACCGCCCAGATGTACAGATTATCGCAGGATGGTTCGACCGAGCTGAAAACCGTGCGTTTTGGCGTAACGGCCGGTCGTTTTGTGGTGATTGAACAGGGAGTTGAGAAAGATGAACGCCTGATTATTTCCGATCTGAGTAATCTGGCGCAGCAGGGCGTGCAAGTCGCACTGGATTAA
- a CDS encoding calcium-binding protein, translating into MVVYQKALLAAALSLTLLPNSALATRLAAPGAYCNGLDRTQIDIGEHVENQYMIYLALSPKLADTALTVRGTQNSIVVSYNGRCEVLNGSSYNGLHVNLPDSGEYYNGANLDFHQQVYGGEGNDTILTGNKVDYVYGNGGNDQIYTFRDFERVDGGAGADCVEEGDEGTIQSRFENVESTSCANYAPASCEGLDRSKIAVADDNSLNPYMNYLSVSPNVSGEKLTAEGDDALVTVYYAGSCETFDVSNHNGFQVNLADNGEEYDGTALNWHQLVYGGDGNDTILTGNKVDYVYAGKGDDIIYTYGDYEKVDGGTGMDCLTEGSSGSIQSNISGIEQYSCTPVGNVPDSLTAAYARCHMQTGSFDNELNNGVWKLRALDSNLALFVEEHDEYVFAYSAGYQHCAFSNAVEEVEVQLSNGNDTLSATGVGRDMTVYGLNGNDTIQTGRGNDLIFGGDGKDKIRAGDGNDWVAGGSEIATDHDGVVHRVRISGYNNDGADDIKGENGNDVLFGNRDGDNISGGDGEDIIFGNDGNKDRLYGNSGADIIVDSGGGSWGNRAKSWGGSGQDILVCERGHCELSGGGSKDFLAAISTYSDIGLYGGGGGDILFVRGDEIPSGTGGSGNDLIYNEWSDRDISGYVSSAKHRSGYFDRAVRKAGSGMSSRHEEVLRLKQFYNEKGYSEFKGRIAELVDQDTFEAWLNNRIKSVYDLQ; encoded by the coding sequence ATGGTGGTTTATCAAAAGGCACTCTTGGCAGCGGCGCTGTCGCTGACCTTGCTGCCCAACAGCGCGCTTGCCACGCGGCTGGCTGCACCTGGCGCTTACTGTAATGGCCTGGATCGGACCCAGATAGACATCGGCGAGCATGTTGAAAATCAATATATGATTTATCTGGCATTGAGCCCTAAGCTGGCTGACACTGCGCTGACCGTGAGGGGAACTCAGAATTCTATTGTGGTCTCGTACAATGGCCGCTGTGAAGTGCTCAACGGCAGTAGCTATAACGGGCTACACGTGAACCTGCCGGACAGTGGTGAATATTACAATGGTGCGAACCTGGATTTTCATCAACAGGTTTATGGTGGTGAAGGGAACGACACTATTCTCACCGGCAATAAAGTCGATTACGTGTATGGAAACGGCGGTAATGACCAGATCTATACGTTTAGAGACTTTGAGCGTGTGGATGGCGGCGCAGGCGCAGACTGTGTTGAAGAAGGGGATGAAGGTACGATCCAGAGCCGCTTCGAAAACGTGGAGTCAACCAGTTGTGCTAACTATGCGCCGGCCAGTTGTGAAGGCCTGGACCGTTCAAAAATAGCCGTTGCCGATGATAACTCCTTAAACCCCTACATGAATTACCTGTCGGTATCACCGAATGTGAGTGGTGAGAAGCTGACCGCCGAAGGCGACGATGCCCTGGTAACCGTCTATTACGCTGGCAGCTGTGAGACCTTCGATGTGAGTAATCACAATGGTTTTCAGGTCAATCTGGCTGACAACGGTGAAGAATACGACGGTACAGCGCTGAACTGGCATCAGCTGGTATATGGTGGTGACGGTAATGACACCATCTTAACCGGTAATAAAGTGGATTATGTGTATGCCGGTAAAGGCGATGACATTATTTACACTTATGGCGACTATGAGAAAGTAGACGGTGGCACAGGCATGGACTGTCTGACGGAAGGGTCAAGCGGCAGTATCCAGAGTAATATCAGCGGCATCGAGCAATATTCCTGTACGCCGGTGGGTAATGTACCAGACAGTCTGACTGCCGCATACGCGCGTTGTCATATGCAGACCGGCAGTTTCGACAATGAGCTGAACAATGGGGTGTGGAAACTACGCGCGCTCGACAGTAATCTTGCCCTGTTTGTGGAAGAGCATGATGAGTATGTGTTTGCTTACTCCGCAGGCTATCAGCATTGCGCATTCAGTAACGCCGTAGAAGAAGTTGAGGTGCAGTTATCAAATGGCAACGATACCCTGTCGGCAACCGGTGTTGGTCGCGATATGACAGTGTATGGCCTCAATGGCAATGACACCATCCAGACTGGTCGTGGTAATGACCTGATCTTTGGTGGTGACGGTAAAGATAAGATCCGCGCAGGCGACGGTAACGACTGGGTTGCCGGTGGTTCGGAGATTGCCACCGATCACGATGGTGTGGTACATCGCGTACGCATCAGTGGTTACAACAATGATGGTGCAGACGACATTAAAGGTGAGAACGGCAACGACGTGCTGTTTGGTAACCGGGATGGCGACAATATCTCAGGGGGTGACGGGGAAGATATCATCTTTGGTAATGATGGTAACAAAGACAGGTTATACGGTAACTCAGGGGCCGATATCATTGTCGATTCCGGTGGTGGCTCATGGGGTAACCGTGCCAAATCTTGGGGTGGCAGCGGGCAGGACATTCTGGTCTGTGAACGCGGTCATTGTGAACTCAGCGGCGGTGGCAGCAAAGACTTCTTAGCGGCAATTTCGACCTATTCAGATATTGGTTTGTATGGCGGCGGCGGCGGCGATATTCTGTTTGTACGCGGTGATGAGATCCCATCCGGCACCGGTGGCAGTGGTAACGACTTAATCTACAATGAGTGGAGCGATCGTGACATCAGCGGCTACGTGAGCAGTGCTAAGCATAGATCAGGCTACTTTGACCGTGCGGTGCGTAAGGCTGGCAGTGGCATGTCATCACGTCACGAAGAAGTGCTCAGACTGAAGCAGTTTTACAATGAAAAAGGCTACAGCGAGTTCAAAGGCCGTATCGCTGAACTGGTGGACCAAGATACCTTTGAAGCGTGGCTGAACAACCGCATCAAGAGTGTGTACGACTTACAGTAA
- a CDS encoding helix-turn-helix transcriptional regulator: MNTRQRLNWLNSARRDIQASLRSLRIQQKMSQAELAKKMSVPVDQSTISNWESGKTIMDLEQLLDILMIFGKDWKSFFGFLADNAEKRTTKKPLQTKPPMEPKAEDKGED, encoded by the coding sequence ATGAATACACGTCAACGATTGAACTGGCTAAACAGCGCCCGACGGGACATTCAGGCGTCACTGCGTAGTCTGCGAATACAACAAAAAATGTCGCAAGCCGAGCTGGCCAAAAAAATGTCCGTTCCGGTCGACCAATCCACCATCTCAAACTGGGAAAGTGGTAAAACCATTATGGACCTGGAACAGCTGCTGGATATTCTGATGATCTTCGGCAAAGACTGGAAAAGCTTTTTTGGTTTTTTAGCCGATAACGCCGAAAAAAGAACAACAAAAAAACCATTACAGACAAAACCACCTATGGAACCAAAAGCAGAAGACAAGGGAGAAGACTGA